One window of the Phycodurus eques isolate BA_2022a chromosome 7, UOR_Pequ_1.1, whole genome shotgun sequence genome contains the following:
- the tmem160 gene encoding transmembrane protein 160, with the protein MAFLRLFMRRQLPLAASELSRVVAGLPRPPGGVLPGTARRQLTEKGPWGKSRPPEQLPQQQCPLTDLDKADALMLRKSHETGFLSWFRNGLLATGIGVIAFVQSEVGREAAYAFFILGGACVSFGGASYVGSLVALRRLMLLSVPVLLIHGAVVGSVALFWLCAVSLYIGRLEVEIIHEDDEEGEECQECRDRREHRGYRGPPHDRRHHDTEDSKGPDK; encoded by the exons ATGGCCTTCCTGCGCTTGTTCATGCGGCGGCAGTTGCCTTTGGCCGCGTCCGAGTTGTCCCGTGTCGTCGCGGGGCTGCCGCGGCCTCCTGGCGGCGTGCTGCCGGGCACCGCGCGGCGGCAGCTCACGGAGAAGGGGCCGTGGGGGAAGAGCCGGCCACCGGAACAACTACCGCAGCAGCAGTGCCCGCTCACAGACCTCGATAAGGCGGACGCTCTG ATGCTAAGGAAGTCTCACGAAACAG GTTTCCTCTCATGGTTTCGTAATGGTCTGCTGGCGACCGGAATCGGCGTCATTGCCTTCGTGCAGAGTGAAGTCGGACGAGAGGCGGCATACG CCTTCTTCATCCTGGGTGGCGCCTGCGTGTCCTTCGGCGGCGCCTCTTATGTGGGCAGCCTCGTGGCGCTGCGGAGGCTGATGCTGCTGTCCGTGCCCGTCCTGCTCATCCACGGGGCCGTGGTGGGCAGCGTGGCTCTCTTCTGGTTGTGTGCCGTATCCCTCTACATCGGCCGCCTAGAGGTGGAGATTATCCACGAGGATGACGAGGAGGGAGAAGAGTGCCAGGAGTGCCGCGATAGGCGCGAACACAGAGGCTATCGAGGCCCCCCCCATGACAGGAGGCACCACGACACCGAGGACAGCAAGGGGCCAGACAAGTAG